One Falsihalocynthiibacter arcticus DNA segment encodes these proteins:
- a CDS encoding L-rhamnose mutarotase: protein MQKTTVQRFGQVIGLKSTCIQAYRDLHDGSGVRDLLTAANIRNFNIFLTEMPDGKTYEFAFYEYVGDNYDEDMARLAVDPRNQEWLKICDPMQFPLPGEDSWRQMENVFYNP, encoded by the coding sequence ATGCAAAAAACCACTGTTCAAAGATTCGGGCAAGTTATTGGCCTGAAATCAACCTGTATTCAGGCGTATAGGGATTTACACGATGGCTCGGGTGTGCGGGATTTATTGACTGCAGCCAATATCCGAAATTTCAATATATTTCTGACTGAGATGCCGGACGGTAAAACCTACGAGTTCGCTTTTTATGAATATGTCGGCGATAATTACGATGAGGATATGGCCCGACTTGCTGTTGACCCCCGCAACCAAGAATGGTTGAAAATATGTGATCCGATGCAATTTCCGTTACCTGGTGAAGACAGTTGGCGCCAAATGGAAAACGTATTTTACAACCCCTGA
- a CDS encoding DUF6538 domain-containing protein, producing the protein MKLILRNTTYYIRKRVPQRFSSVEPRQTVWVSLHTDSEKIASTKASAAWAEMIEAWEVRLAGHSEDAERRFESASELAQARTPSFGVITYCATKIAERLINRDQMSKSSRQLVYAHENDVPAEYLIGFILQIGGDPILDLNNKEDYDGRKTAKRVIKEKKDIAA; encoded by the coding sequence ATGAAGCTGATCCTGCGCAACACCACCTATTATATCCGAAAACGCGTTCCGCAGCGGTTCTCGTCCGTAGAGCCTCGCCAAACAGTCTGGGTGAGCTTGCACACAGATTCAGAAAAAATTGCCTCGACAAAGGCTTCGGCCGCGTGGGCGGAGATGATCGAAGCTTGGGAAGTAAGGTTGGCTGGGCATTCGGAGGATGCCGAGCGGCGATTTGAGTCCGCGAGTGAACTCGCTCAAGCCCGAACCCCTTCCTTTGGTGTTATCACTTATTGCGCAACGAAAATCGCCGAGCGCCTCATTAATCGAGACCAAATGTCAAAATCATCAAGGCAACTTGTCTACGCCCATGAGAACGACGTTCCGGCAGAGTATCTGATCGGCTTTATCCTACAGATCGGGGGAGATCCAATTCTTGATCTAAATAACAAAGAGGATTATGATGGCCGGAAAACAGCCAAACGCGTCATCAAGGAAAAGAAGGATATCGCGGCTTAA
- a CDS encoding DUF3768 domain-containing protein: protein MSERFRKLQSGGTIVAAPSVMDLGPHAVHEIISDVAAFDVATPDNDPYGECDFHIVT, encoded by the coding sequence TTGAGCGAACGCTTTCGAAAACTTCAATCAGGCGGCACGATTGTGGCCGCGCCGAGCGTTATGGACCTGGGGCCGCATGCGGTCCACGAGATCATTAGCGATGTCGCTGCTTTTGACGTCGCCACTCCAGACAACGATCCCTACGGCGAGTGTGACTTTCACATCGTCACTTAG
- a CDS encoding LysR family transcriptional regulator → MSISNSKFRDIRAMEAFVAVVSSGSMTAAAKILGISQPAVTRMVRDLEAYVGFDLFQRNGPVISPTEQGMKFYDESRRVMANLDQLKDRAQAIRDDRIAAVDIVATPTMAAGLVSPILARLSDVLPDLVHIETTSAERVVHAMRQRTADLGFSAFPVDHERLKCLAQFESSLVAVVQKGSVYDTGEPLPLSAFNDARLATVGNSFRVRNQIDRAFQDHNIRVKAEILTNSSLNAVMAASAGIGIAICDPVTAFGVPVQGISIRPLAIQIKYSWGLFTPLESNIRDHLTQLTEAFTEVSEAIVAKVENSKTSAKATPESL, encoded by the coding sequence ATGTCAATATCGAATAGTAAATTCCGCGATATTCGCGCGATGGAAGCTTTCGTGGCCGTCGTAAGTAGCGGTTCAATGACGGCTGCTGCAAAAATTCTAGGCATCAGCCAACCCGCGGTAACACGCATGGTGCGCGATTTAGAAGCGTATGTCGGATTCGACCTTTTCCAACGTAACGGGCCGGTCATTTCCCCGACCGAGCAGGGTATGAAGTTTTATGATGAATCCCGACGGGTTATGGCCAATCTTGATCAGCTGAAAGACCGCGCCCAAGCGATACGTGATGACCGCATTGCGGCCGTCGATATTGTTGCCACTCCAACGATGGCTGCGGGGCTTGTGTCTCCGATTTTGGCGCGTCTCAGCGACGTTCTGCCCGATCTGGTGCATATCGAAACCACAAGTGCCGAACGGGTCGTCCATGCCATGCGTCAACGCACGGCTGACCTAGGGTTTTCCGCATTTCCCGTTGATCATGAGCGCCTCAAGTGTCTTGCGCAATTCGAATCATCACTCGTCGCCGTCGTTCAAAAGGGGAGTGTGTATGACACTGGTGAACCCTTACCACTTTCAGCATTCAATGACGCGCGCCTTGCAACCGTCGGCAATAGCTTCAGGGTTCGCAACCAGATCGACCGCGCATTTCAGGATCATAATATACGCGTGAAGGCAGAGATTTTGACCAATTCTTCGCTGAATGCGGTAATGGCGGCCAGCGCGGGCATCGGGATCGCGATCTGCGACCCGGTCACTGCATTTGGCGTACCAGTTCAAGGCATTTCTATCCGCCCTCTTGCCATTCAAATCAAATATAGCTGGGGCCTGTTTACCCCCCTAGAGTCAAACATACGGGATCACCTGACGCAATTGACCGAAGCTTTTACCGAAGTAAGTGAAGCCATCGTTGCTAAAGTCGAGAATTCAAAAACGTCGGCCAAAGCTACTCCAGAGAGTCTTTAA
- a CDS encoding peroxidase-related enzyme (This protein belongs to a clade of uncharacterized proteins related to peroxidases such as the alkylhydroperoxidase AhpD.) has product MMAPPRIKARPLDWTPHLQPVVIASATPEQLIAMQVTPSATKVSNYVRTLVHDPESYVARTTLFNTIMYIQGGLSRADRELGALGASLVNGCKYCTFIHAGRHASECKSSDVIYWIWTGNRDKLSQRDAAILAFAEALSTTPISATADHIEALRAAGLSASEISDLIHAIAIFCWANRLMHPLGSATLQSKQK; this is encoded by the coding sequence ATGATGGCACCGCCTCGGATCAAGGCGCGACCGTTGGACTGGACCCCTCATCTCCAGCCCGTCGTGATCGCAAGTGCCACGCCCGAGCAACTCATTGCCATGCAGGTGACCCCTTCGGCGACCAAGGTTTCGAACTATGTGCGCACTTTGGTGCATGACCCTGAAAGCTATGTCGCGCGGACGACATTGTTTAATACGATCATGTATATTCAGGGTGGCCTGTCGCGGGCAGACCGTGAACTTGGCGCCCTTGGTGCGTCCCTTGTAAACGGGTGCAAATACTGTACCTTTATTCATGCAGGTCGGCATGCGTCAGAATGTAAATCCTCTGATGTGATCTATTGGATTTGGACCGGAAACCGTGACAAGCTCTCACAACGGGATGCCGCAATACTAGCCTTTGCTGAAGCGCTTTCGACCACCCCAATTTCGGCAACGGCGGATCATATAGAAGCTTTGCGCGCGGCGGGATTGTCAGCGAGTGAGATAAGCGACCTGATCCACGCGATTGCGATTTTTTGCTGGGCAAATCGCCTTATGCATCCGCTCGGATCAGCCACGTTGCAAAGCAAACAAAAATGA
- a CDS encoding ABC transporter substrate-binding protein — protein sequence MKFLQFKMGVSALAVSMALASGALAQDQINIGAFGADANQLDPHLSGGGQDRALFGYVFNSLTRFPPGSMDPTKIELDLATSIEGDDSGLVWTVKLRDDVDFHGGFGKLTADDVIFSLDRARNPETSAFASSFAAIEKIDRVDDHTITITLSERVPTFVGMLANPAGGFIISKKAVEELGDDLKAPMVGTGPFQFESYTPKVRTTLIANTDYFRGAPKIQKIDYRYIPSDNARELAFAAGEIDLFYGRREQDWVERVSEQYSDDLDVLIFSPSQSRMLHLNKTVAPLDDIRVRQAIAHAINRDEFQALIGQDITKQLFSPVPSGFLGQSVDVEQYEFDLDKAKQLLTDAGYPDGLTLTVPTTQIASLKLPFELIMEQMRRAGINLEVDFVDHRAWHALIRQDESPMVIYGAAPFPEADSFLSPFYASTSIVGTPTGQTNFSHCDVADEEIAAARVAADSEVQLKAWEEAQQKIMKELCVVPLFELEQVWAKRKSLNLGYELTGTLNLGPPITEATYFSE from the coding sequence ATGAAGTTTTTACAGTTCAAAATGGGGGTCAGCGCGCTTGCCGTCAGCATGGCTCTTGCAAGCGGCGCTCTGGCGCAAGATCAGATTAATATCGGCGCCTTTGGGGCCGACGCAAACCAGCTTGACCCGCATCTTTCCGGCGGTGGGCAGGATCGCGCGCTGTTTGGCTATGTCTTCAACAGCCTAACACGCTTCCCTCCGGGTTCCATGGACCCCACAAAAATTGAACTCGACCTCGCGACCTCGATTGAAGGTGATGACAGTGGCCTCGTCTGGACTGTGAAGTTGCGGGATGATGTGGATTTCCACGGTGGTTTTGGCAAGTTGACCGCAGATGATGTGATCTTCTCGCTTGATCGGGCGCGTAATCCAGAAACATCAGCCTTCGCTTCGTCCTTTGCGGCGATTGAGAAAATCGACAGGGTTGACGACCACACTATCACCATCACCCTGAGCGAACGCGTCCCAACATTTGTCGGTATGCTGGCCAACCCTGCGGGCGGGTTTATCATTTCAAAGAAGGCTGTCGAAGAGCTTGGCGACGATCTGAAAGCGCCGATGGTTGGCACGGGTCCGTTCCAGTTTGAAAGCTATACGCCGAAGGTTCGCACCACTTTGATCGCGAATACAGACTATTTCCGTGGCGCTCCAAAAATTCAGAAAATCGACTATCGGTATATCCCGTCAGACAATGCGCGAGAACTCGCGTTTGCCGCAGGTGAGATCGATCTTTTCTACGGGCGACGAGAGCAAGATTGGGTCGAGCGGGTATCAGAACAATATAGTGATGATCTAGATGTGCTGATTTTTAGCCCCAGCCAGTCTCGGATGCTCCACCTCAACAAAACCGTCGCCCCCCTTGACGACATTCGTGTGCGCCAAGCGATTGCCCATGCCATCAACCGCGACGAGTTTCAGGCGTTGATCGGCCAAGACATCACGAAACAATTGTTCTCTCCCGTCCCAAGCGGATTTTTGGGTCAGAGTGTTGACGTCGAACAATACGAATTCGATCTGGATAAGGCAAAACAGCTGCTAACGGATGCGGGATACCCAGACGGCTTGACGTTAACGGTTCCAACAACCCAGATCGCCTCATTGAAGCTACCGTTTGAGTTGATCATGGAGCAGATGCGCCGTGCTGGCATTAATCTGGAGGTCGATTTTGTGGACCACCGTGCATGGCACGCGTTGATCCGTCAGGACGAAAGCCCGATGGTTATTTATGGCGCGGCACCTTTCCCCGAGGCGGATTCTTTCCTTTCGCCGTTTTATGCATCCACTTCAATCGTCGGCACGCCGACTGGGCAGACCAACTTCTCGCACTGCGATGTCGCCGATGAAGAAATCGCGGCCGCCCGTGTTGCCGCGGACTCCGAGGTGCAGCTAAAAGCATGGGAAGAAGCACAGCAAAAGATCATGAAAGAGCTTTGCGTGGTGCCCCTGTTTGAGTTGGAACAAGTTTGGGCCAAACGAAAATCGTTGAACCTTGGCTATGAGTTGACAGGGACGCTAAACTTAGGCCCCCCTATCACAGAAGCGACTTACTTCAGTGAGTAA
- a CDS encoding ABC transporter permease: MLPYTLSLTVSSIVIGTVIGIPLGIASALHRNRFIDYATRVFSLIGFSFPVFYAGIMLILIFAVWLPWFPVMSSSLDGSFLEKLRGLVLPATAGSLGLIAMITRASRSSLLDVMGDDYIRTARAKGLTERTVLYRHALRNALIPVVTVIGLYFALIIGNSVLIETVFTRPGLGSLIIGSLDNRDYPMVQGLLVAYAAIVIVTNILTDLTYSIIDPRIGRA; this comes from the coding sequence GTGCTGCCGTACACACTTTCGCTGACTGTGTCATCGATCGTCATCGGGACGGTGATTGGTATTCCATTGGGCATCGCCTCGGCCTTGCATCGCAACCGGTTCATCGATTACGCGACCCGCGTCTTTTCGTTGATCGGGTTCTCCTTTCCCGTATTTTATGCTGGGATCATGCTCATCCTAATCTTTGCCGTCTGGCTGCCGTGGTTTCCTGTGATGAGTTCCTCCTTGGACGGATCATTCCTTGAGAAACTGCGCGGCCTTGTCCTCCCCGCGACGGCAGGTTCACTCGGGCTGATCGCGATGATTACGCGCGCCAGCCGCTCGTCTTTGCTGGATGTGATGGGCGACGATTATATCCGCACGGCCCGTGCAAAAGGCCTGACCGAACGCACGGTCCTGTATCGCCACGCGTTGCGCAATGCGCTGATCCCCGTGGTGACCGTGATTGGCCTGTATTTTGCGCTGATTATCGGCAATTCGGTCCTTATCGAAACGGTTTTCACGCGCCCTGGCCTTGGGTCTTTGATCATCGGGTCGTTGGACAACAGGGACTATCCCATGGTTCAGGGGTTACTCGTGGCCTATGCCGCAATCGTTATCGTGACCAATATTCTGACGGATTTGACCTATTCGATTATCGATCCCCGTATTGGCCGAGCGTAA
- a CDS encoding ABC transporter permease, translating to MSTLSTATADLTRSFSRNKLSWVGGILFVTLCLLAIFAPIIAPYGPIDQSIMNRKLPPSMEHLFGTDTFGRDMFSRALYGARISLTVGVVSVFFGMTIGSVLGVLAGYYGRWVDALVMRSMDVLLSFPTLITGIVIVALLGPSLTNVIIAITFTLIPKFARIARAPTLAVKERAYIEACRAMGFSDLRIIVCHIIPNILTEVLVMASLWTANAIMIEAGFAFLGLGVRPPTPTWGGMIREGFEQIFQAPWMSIFPGLCILLAVLSLNLIGDGLRDALDPRLKQMKDME from the coding sequence ATGAGCACTTTAAGCACCGCAACAGCCGATTTAACCCGCAGTTTCAGCCGCAACAAACTGTCTTGGGTCGGAGGCATTCTCTTTGTGACGCTCTGCCTTTTGGCGATTTTCGCACCGATCATCGCGCCATATGGTCCGATTGATCAAAGCATCATGAACCGCAAGCTGCCACCCTCAATGGAGCATCTTTTCGGAACCGATACCTTCGGGCGCGATATGTTTTCGCGGGCCCTGTATGGGGCGCGTATCTCTTTGACTGTGGGCGTGGTCTCGGTGTTTTTCGGGATGACAATCGGCAGCGTTCTGGGGGTGCTGGCGGGATATTACGGGCGTTGGGTTGATGCGCTAGTTATGCGCTCGATGGACGTTTTACTATCCTTCCCGACCCTTATCACGGGCATCGTTATTGTGGCGCTTCTTGGCCCGTCACTGACCAATGTTATTATTGCGATCACCTTCACCCTCATCCCGAAATTCGCGCGGATTGCACGGGCACCGACACTTGCGGTTAAGGAGCGCGCTTATATCGAGGCCTGTCGCGCCATGGGGTTCTCGGACCTTAGGATCATCGTGTGTCACATAATCCCTAACATTCTGACGGAAGTTCTGGTGATGGCGTCGCTCTGGACGGCCAATGCCATCATGATCGAGGCGGGATTTGCCTTTTTGGGTCTTGGCGTGCGGCCGCCGACACCGACATGGGGCGGTATGATCCGTGAAGGGTTTGAGCAAATTTTCCAAGCGCCATGGATGTCGATCTTTCCGGGTCTGTGTATCTTGCTGGCGGTGTTGTCTCTCAATCTGATCGGCGACGGGTTGCGCGATGCGCTTGATCCTCGCCTCAAGCAAATGAAGGATATGGAATGA
- a CDS encoding ABC transporter ATP-binding protein, translating to MSDAALSVRNLTTSFYINGEWHPAVRNLSFDLARDETLAIVGESGSGKSVTVMSIMRLLPEVGSRIEGDVVLDGKTLTADATEMQKLRGDRMAMIFQEPMTALNPVLQVGFQVAEPLIQHRGMARAEAMAEAVRLLEQVGIPSAKSRALEYPHQFSGGMRQRVMIAMALACEPAVLFADEPTTALDVTIQAQVLGLLEDLRHQKGMGLLLITHSMGVVAAIADRVAVMYAGAIVETGPVEKIFANPIHPYTEGLLKSIPRPDRDIGEIYSIPGAVPALDKMPAGCRFAPRCALSTERCKVEDPELQMVTEGHAAACWVRAGGTS from the coding sequence ATGAGCGACGCGGCCCTCTCTGTACGCAATCTGACCACCAGTTTTTACATCAATGGGGAATGGCATCCCGCGGTGCGCAACCTCTCGTTTGATTTGGCCCGCGACGAAACTTTGGCCATCGTTGGCGAAAGCGGGTCAGGTAAATCTGTGACGGTCATGTCGATCATGCGGTTATTGCCTGAGGTTGGTTCGCGCATTGAGGGCGACGTCGTGTTAGATGGGAAAACCCTCACCGCAGACGCCACCGAAATGCAGAAACTGCGCGGCGATCGCATGGCAATGATTTTTCAAGAGCCTATGACCGCGCTTAACCCCGTTTTGCAAGTTGGTTTTCAGGTTGCAGAACCCCTGATTCAACACCGCGGTATGGCCCGTGCAGAGGCGATGGCCGAAGCTGTGCGCCTGCTTGAGCAGGTGGGCATCCCCTCGGCAAAGAGCCGTGCATTGGAATACCCGCATCAGTTTTCGGGGGGAATGCGGCAACGGGTGATGATTGCCATGGCCCTTGCGTGCGAGCCCGCTGTGCTTTTTGCGGACGAGCCGACCACGGCGCTCGATGTGACTATCCAAGCCCAAGTCCTGGGGCTTCTGGAAGACCTGCGCCATCAAAAAGGCATGGGGCTGTTGCTGATCACGCATTCCATGGGGGTTGTTGCCGCTATCGCGGATCGCGTGGCGGTCATGTATGCGGGGGCCATCGTCGAAACGGGGCCGGTCGAGAAGATATTCGCGAACCCGATCCACCCCTATACAGAGGGCCTCCTCAAATCTATTCCGCGCCCTGATCGAGATATAGGCGAGATTTATTCCATCCCGGGAGCTGTTCCCGCATTGGATAAAATGCCCGCCGGATGCAGGTTTGCGCCGAGATGCGCCTTAAGTACGGAGCGCTGCAAAGTGGAAGACCCAGAATTGCAGATGGTGACAGAAGGCCATGCCGCAGCTTGCTGGGTGCGAGCGGGGGGCACATCATGA
- a CDS encoding 2-hydroxychromene-2-carboxylate isomerase gives MTKEIVYFHSLSSPWAYLGGPELHRLIKKHDLKVHLRPTTILEENGGIPLRSRPDARQEYHELELDRWRKRLNIPLALRPAHYPANPEFSARMVIAADTLGWNALRLSHALLRALWSEERDILDAAVRVDVANTEGMNGARLLEMQESDEVQALWEQSHAEASAAGVFGTPTYVFEGERFWGQDRLTFLDERLSERS, from the coding sequence ATGACCAAAGAAATCGTCTATTTCCATTCGCTATCCTCGCCTTGGGCGTATTTGGGTGGTCCAGAGTTACACAGACTTATTAAAAAACATGATCTTAAGGTGCATTTGCGTCCTACGACTATTTTGGAGGAAAACGGCGGGATTCCTCTGCGGAGCCGCCCTGATGCACGTCAGGAATATCACGAACTAGAGCTTGATCGCTGGCGCAAACGTTTGAATATTCCGCTGGCTCTGCGACCCGCGCATTATCCCGCCAACCCAGAATTCTCGGCCCGCATGGTCATCGCCGCAGATACGCTCGGGTGGAACGCTCTACGCTTGAGCCATGCGCTGCTGCGCGCGCTTTGGTCGGAGGAACGCGATATCCTCGATGCAGCAGTGCGCGTAGATGTGGCCAATACAGAGGGCATGAACGGCGCGCGTTTGCTTGAGATGCAAGAAAGCGATGAGGTACAGGCCCTTTGGGAGCAAAGCCACGCCGAAGCTAGTGCCGCTGGCGTATTCGGCACACCAACCTATGTGTTCGAGGGCGAGCGTTTTTGGGGCCAAGATCGATTGACGTTTCTTGATGAAAGATTGTCAGAGCGGAGTTAA